In Eucalyptus grandis isolate ANBG69807.140 chromosome 4, ASM1654582v1, whole genome shotgun sequence, the following proteins share a genomic window:
- the LOC104443095 gene encoding LOW QUALITY PROTEIN: protein trichome birefringence-like 24 (The sequence of the model RefSeq protein was modified relative to this genomic sequence to represent the inferred CDS: deleted 1 base in 1 codon), which translates to MQFEIRGPILLFIIKLSEYIFQIEQPIHVFHDEEYKSRGWHYPSYNFNISVIWTPFLIKAAIFEDFNGVSTSAVELHLDKLYTNWTSLYPNLDYMIISTGKWFLKTAIYYENGRAVGCHNCKKEEISEKGFEFAYRKTLHNVVNFIAKSKHKGLIFFRTSTPDYFENGDWHNGGTCRRTAPVKEGEIELKDLNRILRDIELSEYEKASAAIAAKNGVNLKLLDFTKLLLTRPDGHPGPYREFQPFAKDQNAKVQNDCLHWCLPGPIDTWNDVIMEIVANAS; encoded by the exons ATGCAGTTTGAAATTCGTGGAcccattttgttgtttattattAAGCTCAGTGAATACATTTTTCAGATAGAACAACCAATACACGTTTTCCACGATGAAGAATACAAATCGAGAGGGTGGCAC TACCCCTCCTACAACTTCAACATCTCAGTCATCTGGACTCCGTTCCTCATAAAAGCAGCGATTTTCGAGGACTTCAATGGCGTCTCCACATCGGCAGTTGAACTTCATCTGGACAAGCTTTATACAAACTGGACTAGTTTGTATCCAAACTTGGATTACATGATAATATCAACGGGGAAGTGGTTTCTCAAGACCGCAATATACTATGAGAATGGCCGAGCCGTGGGCTGCCATAACTGTAAGAAAGAAGAGATTTCCGAGAAGGGATTCGAGTTTGCCTACAGGAAGACCCTGCATAACGTGGTGAACTTCATAGCAAAATCTAAGCACAAAGGTCTGATATTTTTTCGCACATCCACACCAGATTATTTTGAGAATGGGGACTGGCATAACGGTGGGACCTGTCGAAGAACGGCTCCTGTCAAAGAAGGTGAGATCGAATTGAAGGACCTGAACCGAATTCTCCGTGATATCGAACTCAGCGAGTATGAGAAGGCATCAGCCGCCATAGCTGCTAAAAACGGCGTGAATCTAAAGCTTCTCGACTTCACTAAACTCTTGCTGACGAGGCCCGATGGGCATCCGGGTCCTTACCGGGAGTTTCAACCATTTGCGAAGGACCAGAACGCCAAAGTCCAGAACGACTGCTTGCACTGGTGCTTGCCTGGGCCTATCGACACTTGGAACGATGTGATAATGGAAATTGTGGCGAATGCGAGTTGA
- the LOC104441640 gene encoding LOW QUALITY PROTEIN: probable GABA transporter 2 (The sequence of the model RefSeq protein was modified relative to this genomic sequence to represent the inferred CDS: inserted 1 base in 1 codon) → MASPPAPRRDADAGAAFVLESKGEWWHAGFHLTTAIVGPTILTLPYAFRGLGWGLGCLCLTAMGVVTFYSYSLMSQVLEQCEKEGRRHIRFRELAADVLGSGWMFYFVIFIQTAINTGIGIGAILLAGECLQIVYSNLSPNGSLKLYHFIAMVTVVMIVISQLPTFHSLRHINLGSMFLSLGYTFLVVGACVHAGLSKNAPPRDYSLESSESARIFSAFTSISIIAAIFGNGILPEIQATLAPPVTGKMVKGLLMCYTVIFVTFYSAAVSGYWVFGNKSNSNILKSLMPDNGPALAPTWVLGLGVVFVLLQLFAIGLVYSQVAYEIMESQSADVKRGIFSXRNLIPRIILRTLYMVFCGFMAAMLPFFGDINAIVGAIGFIPLDFVLPMVLYNITFKPTKSSLTYLINISIIIVFTGAGLMGTFSSIRKLILDANQFKLFSSNVVD, encoded by the exons ATGGCGAGCCCTCCCGCGCCCCgccgcgacgccgacgccggcgCCGCCTTCGTCCTCGAGTCCAAAG GGGAGTGGTGGCACGCGGGGTTCCACCTGACGACGGCGATCGTGGGGCCGACGATACTGACGCTGCCGTACGCGTTCCGGGGGCTGGGGTGGGGGCTGGGCTGCCTCTGCCTCACGGCCATGGGGGTCGTCACCTTCTACTCCTACTCCCTCATGTCGCAGGTGCTGGAGCAGTGCGAGAAGGAGGGCCGCCGCCACATCCGCTTCCGCGAGCTCGCCGCCGACGTCCTAG GATCGGGATGGATGTTTTATTTTGTGATATTCATACAAACTGCCATCAACACCGGGATTGGAATCGGAGCTATTCTACTGGCAGGAGAATGCCTTCAG ATCGTGTACTCAAACCTTTCTCCTAATGGGTCCCTTAAACTGTACCACTTCATAGCAATGGTGACGGTGGTCATGATAGTTATCTCCCAGCTCCCGACCTTCCACTCTCTCAGGCACATTAATCTGGGTTCAATGTTTCTCAGCTTGGGATACACCTTCCTTGTAGTTGGTGCTTGTGTTCATGCAG GTTTATCAAAGAATGCCCCTCCAAGAGACTATTCCTTGGAATCTTCAGAGTCAGCAAGGATTTTTAGTGCTTTCACTTCCATATCCATTATAGCTGCCATTTTTGGGAACGGGATACTGCCTGAAATACAA GCAACTCTAGCTCCACCTGTGACTGGGAAGATGGTTAAAGGCCTTCTCATGTGTTATACAGTGATTTTTGTCACATTCTATTCTGCTGCTGTGTCTGGATACTGGGTTTTTGGCAACAAATCGAACTCAAATATACTCAAAAGCCTAATGCCAGATAACGGACCTGCTTTAGCTCCGACTTGGGTTCTAGGCCTTGGCGTGGTTTTTGTCCTCCTACAGCTCTTCGCCATTGGCCTG GTCTACTCTCAAGTGGCATACGAGATCATGGAAAGCCAATCAGCTGATGTGAAGCGAGGAATATTCT CGCGCAACCTCATTCCTAGGATAATTCTTCGGACTTTGTACATGGTGTTTTGCGGGTTCATGGCGGCCATGCTACCCTTCTTCGGGGACATCAACGCCATTGTGGGAGCCATTGGCTTCATTCCTCTAGATTTCGTTCTTCCGATGGTTCTCTACAACATCACATTCAAGCCAACGAAATCATCCTTAACCTACTTGATCAACATCTCGATCATCATTGTCTTCACCGGTGCAGGGCTAATGGGCACATTTTCTTCTATAAGGAAGTTAATTCTTGATGCCAACCAGTTCAAGCTCTTCAGTAGTAACGTGGTAGACTAG